A stretch of Triticum aestivum cultivar Chinese Spring chromosome 1D, IWGSC CS RefSeq v2.1, whole genome shotgun sequence DNA encodes these proteins:
- the LOC123179897 gene encoding protein DEHYDRATION-INDUCED 19 homolog 6: MEVQARHGCLPTGRQQHLHGHGQAHQQPPAGEDEWWEYFPCPFCYIEVEVPFLCDHLQEEHCFDMRNAVCPICADNLGADTAGHFREQHSQQLKMRKSSSSRAGAAAADKEAYEEDDSYFEESSYIMGRPVADDHSPDPLLSQFICTVAPPVIDPEPSKAEEVDHAAPSSDDQRLNQVVMDDASKQDLEERLRRVEFVKQMLMTTMAWD, from the exons atggaGGTGCAGGCTCGCCATGGCTGCCTACCAACAGGGAGGCAGCAGCACCTCCATGGCCATGGCCAGGCTCACCAACAACCTCCCGCAG GAGAAGATGAGTGGTGGGAGTACTTCCCCTGCCCCTTCTGCTACATTGAGGTGGAGGTCCCCTTCCTCTGTGACCACCTGCAGGAGGAGCACTGCTTTGACATGAGGAACGct gtgTGCCCGATCTGCGCCGACAACCTCGGGGCCGACACGGCCGGGCATTTCAGGGAGCAGCACTCACAGCAACTCAAG ATGAGGAagtcttcttcttccagggcaggAGCAGCAGCTGCTGACAAGGAGGCATATGAAGAGGATGACTCCTACTTCGAAGAATCCTCATACATCATGGGCCGGCCGGTAGCTGATGATCATTCCCCTGACCCTCTGCTCTCCCAGTTCATCTGCACCGTCGCGCCCCCGGTCATCGATCCAGAGCCCAGCAAGGCCGAGGAGGTTGATCATGCTGCACCTTCCTCAGATGATCAGAG GCTGAATCAGGTTGTGATGGATGATGCGTCGAAGCAGGACCTCGAGGAGCGGCTGCGGAGAGTCGAGTTTGTGAAGCAGATGCTGATGACGACGATGGCTTGGGACTGA
- the LOC123179896 gene encoding uncharacterized protein — translation MLRSGRPAVATAAALLLSPAAPAPRLPRRFLSLTATPYPLYYDLLVHRPVKTPKSTPSDADAAAAPRPPPADAEGAEEKQQPALDRAQRKYLRKRRSRQLPDPDATTGTKPTTTSEMVELRPEVVDFPRLHAREEALYFHDAFAMPWEKDKHYRMLYRLEKKYFPEQSLDNAFVAADAAAPAQPPSDADKGLVFFEEEKKEGEAVGKKEGADKGEVLERKVEEFFRALKKGPGEGKADDASTAAKKKTVLGGAPRQVKRDAEGEEEDWPRPHLASTRTELPPRWDGPTGTVVLIDKPKGWTSFTVCGKLRRLVKVQKVGHAGTLDPMATGLLIVCVGKATKVVDRYQGMVKGYSGVFRLGEATSTWDADSPVIQRESWEHIKDEDIRKAAASFMGEIWQVPPMFSAIKVGGEKMYDKARRGESVELSPRRISIYKFDIERSLEDRQNLIFRVTCSKGTYIRSLCADLGKALRSCAHLTALRRDSIGDYSVNDAWNFDELQEQITKGYL, via the exons ATGCTTCGGAGCGGCCGACCGGcagtggccacggcggcggcgcTGCTCCTCTCGCCGGCGGCGCCGGCGCCCCGCCTCCCGCGCCGGTTCCTCTCCCTTACCGCCACCCCCTACCCGCTCTACTACGACCTCCTCGTCCACCGCCCCGTGAAAACCCCCAAATCCACCCCttccgacgccgacgccgccgccgccccccgccccccaccGGCCGACGCGGAGGGCGCCGAGGAGAAGCAGCAGCCCGCTCTCGACCGCGCGCAGCGGAAGTACCTCCGGAAGCGCCGCAGCCGGCAGCTCCCGGACCCGGACGCCACGACGGGCACCAAGCCGACGACCACGTCGGAGATGGTGGAGCTGCGGCCGGAGGTGGTGGACTTCCCGCGGCTGCACGCGCGCGAGGAGGCGCTCTACTTCCACGACGCCTTCGCCATGCCCTGGGAGAAGGACAAGCACTACCGCATGCTCTACCGCCTCGAGAAGAAGTACTTCCCGGAGCAGTCCCTCGACAACGccttcgtcgccgccgacgccgccgccccggcccagcCGCCCTCCGACGCCGACAAGGGACTTGTTTTcttcgaggaggagaagaaagagggcGAGGCGGTCGGGAAGAAGGAGGGGGCAGACAAGGGGGAGGTGCTGGAGAGGAAGGTGGAGGAGTTCTTCAGGGCCCTGAAGAAAGGGCCTGGTGAGGGGAAGGCTGACGACGCTTCGacagcggcgaagaagaagacgGTGTTGGGAGGGGCGCCGAGGCAGGTGAAGCGGGATGCGGAGGGGGAGGAAGAAGACTGGCCGCGGCCGCACCTCGCGAGCACGAGGACGGAGCTGCCGCCTCGGTGGGACGGGCCGACCGGGACCGTCGTGCTCATCGACAAGCCCAAAG GGTGGACCTCATTTACTGTTTGTGGAAAACTACGGCGGTTGGTGAAAGTGCAAAAG GTTGGCCATGCTGGTACTCTGGATCCTATGGCCACTGGATTGTTGATTGTTTGTGTGGGCAAAGCAACCAAAGTTGTTGATAG ATATCAAGGCATGGTTAAAGGCTATAGTGGTGTTTTCCGGCTTGGAGAAGCAACATCAACCTGGGATGCAGATTCACCC GTTATTCAGAGGGAATCATGGGAACACATCAAAGATGAAGATATTAGAAAGGCAGCAGCATCATTCATGGGTGAAATATGGCAAGTTCCTCCGATGTTTTCTGCCATTAAG GTTGGTGGAGAAAAAATGTATGACAAAGCAAGGAGGGGTGAATCGGTAGAGCTTTCACCAAGACGTATATCAATATACAAGTTTGATATCGAGCGCAGTTTAGAAGACAG GCAAAATTTGATATTCCGAGTTACTTGCTCGAAAGGAACATACATTCGGTCCCTCTGTGCAGACTTGGGGAAAGCACTTCGAAG CTGTGCTCATTTAACTGCCCTTCGGAGGGACTCAATTG GTGACTATTCGGTCAATGACGCTTGGAACTTCGACGAACTGCAAGAACAAATCACCAAGGGATACTTGTGA
- the LOC123179899 gene encoding uncharacterized protein codes for MLRTGVRRPRCAPCVAGADVHCHADAAFLCAPCHAQVHRTSSLASRHRLTRVPPPNHVRAEVSARAMGLHTWGARLRAAGGGRTRVPPPSNIRGRCGAALQLLARRVGLDAGVARLRAAAAFHTLRVEFASTPRMPLRVAMAAALWREVAAHGGVHEPGYALQRLATWAHVPASFIVAVAAAIGRARQVRTAAVDCAIVSPRATPQELCLFV; via the coding sequence ATGTTGCGCACTGGCGTGAGGCGGCCGCGCTGCGCGCCATGCGTCGCGGGGGCAGACGTGCACTGCCATGCCGACGCGGCGTTCCTCTGCGCGCCCTGCCACGCCCAGGTGCACCGCACCAGCTCCCTCGCGTCCCGCCACCGCCTCACGCGCGTCCCACCGCCCAACCACGTCCGCGCGGAGGTTTCGGCCAGGGCGATGGGCCTGCACACCTGGGGTGCGCGCCTACgtgccgccggcggcggccgcACGCGTGTCCCGCCGCCCAGCAACATCCGCGGCCGCTGCGGGGCCGCGCTCCAACTTTTGGCCAGGCGGGTAGGCCTGGACGCGGGGGTTGCGCGCCTGCGTGCCGCCGCAGCCTTCCACACGCTCCGGGTCGAGTTCGCCTCCACGCCGCGCATGCCGCTGCGTGTCGCGATGGCGGCCGCGTTGTGGAGGGAGGTGGCGGCTCACGGCGGTGTCCACGAGCCCGGCTACGCACTCCAGCGCCTGGCAACTTGGGCGCACGTGCCTGCGAGTTTCattgtggcggtggcggcggccatcGGGCGCGCGCGCCAAGTAAGGACGGCCGCAGTGGACTGCGCGATCGTGAGCCCACGCGCGACACCACAGGAGCTTTGCTTATTCGTCTAG
- the LOC123179898 gene encoding 39S ribosomal protein L22, mitochondrial has translation MAAAAAAAMARRLLSPSASTTSAAAARLLLSRHLSSAPSSFPRGAAPAALMDMLRPAAVAPSSSLHQLIRNAGISTTRSLLAADDAMVPVSSPLSSPLGAAEETDKKGAVVKRTKVQAIKKDIKQSPKKVNLVAKLVRGMRVEDALLQLQVTVKRAAKTLYQVIHSARANAAHNHGLDADKLIVEEAFVGKGLYLKRLSYHAKGRCGVRERPRCRLTVVVREATAEEEAKIAKLRVMNYKKLTRKEKQLMPHRLIEVSPKWARKRKEEEEEAGASA, from the exons atggccgccgccgccgccgccgccatggcgcgcaggctgctctccccctcggcctccaccacctccgcggctgccgcccgcctcctcctctcccgccACCTCTCCTCCGCCCCTTCTTCCTTCCCGCGCGGCGCCGCCCCGGCGGCGCTGATGGACATGCTGCGCCCGGCGGccgtcgccccctcctcctccctccatcagCTGATCCGCAATGCT GGGATATCGACCACGAGGAGCCTGCTTGCTGCGGATGATGCCATGGTCCCCGTTTCTTCGCCGTTGTCGTCTCCGTTGGGGGCTGCGGAAGAGACCGACAAGAAGGGAGCGGTAGTGAAGCGGACGAAAGTCCAAGCCATCAAGAAGGACATCAAGCAG AGCCCCAAGAAGGTAAATCTGGTAGCCAAGCTGGTTCGAGGAATGCGCGTGGAAGATGCCCTTTTACAGTTGCAAGTGACGGTTAAAAGGGCTGCGAAAACATTGTACCAG GTGATCCATTCTGCTCGTGCGAACGCAGCTCACAACCATGGACTGGATGCAGATAAACTTATTGTGG AAGAGGCTTTTGTGGGAAAAGGACTTTATCTCAAGAGGCTGTCTTACCACGCCAAAGGTAGGTGCGGTGTGAGGGAGAGACCTAGGTGCAGGCTGACGGTGGTGGTCAGAGAAGCCACAGCCGAGGAGGAAGCCAAGATTGCGAAACTCAGGGTCATGAACTACAAGAAGCTCACCCGGAAGGAGAAGCAGCTCATGCCGCACCGGCTTATCGAGGTCAGCCCCAAGTGGGCTCGcaaaaggaaagaggaggaggaggaggctggtgctTCAGCGTAG
- the LOC123162785 gene encoding cytochrome P450 71A1-like → MEDTTTMLVFLLLPALTILCTLLLRAAISKEHATSCSSDAVDVPVPPPSPWRLPLVGNLHQLAGRRLLPHRSLASLAAAHGPVMLLRLGQVRAVVVSSAAAAREVMQTHDRVFASRPSLAVPGKLFYGCTDIAFAPHGPYWIHARKMSVLHLLSPARVRAYRAVREEEVQALVQMVHVQRLSCGGGVVRLSELLAGFAKDVAGRIVFGASPSTAEGWGAKVDTLLEEGNALLGTFHVQDCFPGLAWLGLGGLDNKVRKAFERIDPILEEILEVAGRQLLSPQQDTPTTTSGSTFVHVMLSLDNISGGSAWRFSRDNLKAILMDLFGAGTEATIVVLEWVMAELVRNKGAMERLQHELRKSLISDSDMITEHDLQGMVYLKAVIKETIRLHPPGPLLLPHEAMESTRIQQYHIPRKTMVIINAWAIGRDPHTWESPMEFRPERFIGSEVSFRGRHFQLIPFGSGRRMCPGINFTMSILEIAIANLVGRFNWALREGETELDMEETPGVASRKRVPLCVIARPWP, encoded by the exons ATGGAAGATACTACTACCATGTTGGTTTTCTTATTATTGCCCGCCCTCACCATCCTGTGCACGCTACTCCTCCGTGCAGCTATCTCGAAGGAGCACGCCACCAGCTGCAGTAGCGATGCCGTCGACGTTCCTGTGCCGCCACCTTCCCCTTGGCGACTCCCTCTAGTAGGTAACCTACACCAGCTCGCCGGCCGGCGGCTGCTCCCGCACCGCTCCCTGGCCAGCCTCGCCGCCGCTCACGGCCCCGTCATGCTCCTCCGTCTGGGCCAAGTCCGAGCCGTCGTCGTGTCGTCCGCCGCCGCAGCGCGGGAGGTGATGCAGACGCATGACCGCGTCTTCGCCAGCCGCCCGTCGCTCGCCGTCCCAGGGAAGCTCTTCTACGGCTGCACGGACATCGCCTTCGCTCCCCACGGCCCATACTGGATCCACGCCCGCAAGATGAGCGTGCTCCACCTCCTGAGCCCCGCGAGGGTGCGCGCCTACCGCGCCGTCCGGGAGGAGGAGGTGCAGGCGTTGGTGCAAATGGTACACGTACAGAGATTGTCCTGTGGTGGCGGCGTCGTGCGCCTGAGTGAGCTCCTCGCCGGCTTCGCCAAGGACGTGGCCGGGCGGATCGTGTTCGGGGCGAGCCCGAGCACTGCCGAGGGGTGGGGAGCCAAGGTAGACACGCTGCTGGAGGAGGGCAACGCGTTGCTCGGCACCTTCCACGTCCAGGATTGCTTCCCGGGGCTTGCCTGGCTCGGCCTCGGCGGACTGGACAACAAGGTGAGGAAGGCCTTCGAGAGGATCGATCCGATTCTTGAGGAGATACTGGAGGTCGCGGGTAGACAATTGTTGTCACCGCAGCAGGATACTCCTACGACTACGAGTGGCAGCACGTTTGTGCATGTGATGTTGTCACTCGATAATATCTCGGGCGGGTCAGCATGGCGCTTCAGCAGGGACAACCTCAAGGCTATCTTAATG GATCTTTTCGGGGCAGGGACAGAAGCAACCATCGTCGTCCTTGAATGGGTTATGGCGGAGCTGGTTCGCAACAAGGGAGCCATGGAAAGATTACAACACGAGCTAAGGAAATCGTTAATCTCAGACTCCGATATGATTACCGAGCATGATTTACAAGGGATGGTTTACCTCAAAGCGGTGATAAAAGAGACGATTCGGCTGCACCCTCCCGGGCCTCTCCTGCTCCCTCACGAGGCCATGGAGTCCACCAGGATCCAGCAGTACCACATCCCGAGGAagaccatggtgatcatcaacgcGTGGGCCATCGGTAGGGACCCACATACCTGGGAGTCACCCATGGAGTTCCGGCCAGAGAGGTTCATCGGTAGTGAGGTCAGCTTTCGGGGTAGGCATTTCCAGCTCATACCGTTTGGCTCTGGAAGAAGGATGTGCCCTGGAATCAACTTCACCATGTCCATTTTGGAGATTGCGATAGCGAACCTCGTCGGCCGGTTCAACTGGGCGCTGCGGGAGGGAGAGACAGAGTTAGACATGGAAGAGACGCCTGGGGTGGCCTCAAGGAAGAGGGTTCCCCTCTGCGTCATAGCTAGACCGTGGCCATAG